The nucleotide sequence GAACTCCAGCGCGGAGCTTATGTAGTCGATCCCTTATTAAACCTTATATCATGGCTTATCAGAACAAAACCATTCAGAATCGGATAACCGGACAGACTATCCGATTTATCCATACGGCTCAGGACACCGGCGGGCAACTCCTGGAAATGGAGGCTCTTTTTCAGCCACAGACGGTTGAACCCGCCCCGCACTATCACCCCCGGCAGGAGGAAAACTTCAAAATTCTGTCCGGCGAGCTAACTGTCCGAATTGATGGGCAAGTAAAAACATTCCGGCCGGGCGACGAACTGCATATTCCGCCGAAGACCGTCCATTCAATGTGGAACCAGTCTAGTCAACGAACTATCGTTAACTGGCAGGTGCAGCCGGCGCTGGATACGGAATTTTTTCTTGAAACCGCAACCGGACTGGCTAACGACGGGAAGGTCAACGCAGCCGGCAGACCGCCCCTGTTGCAGGTTGCGTTGCTGGCCAACCGGTTTTCGGACGTATTTCGGCTGGAAAAACCCAGTCGGTCGGTTCAGAAGGTGTTGTTTCTCCTGCTGACCCCGCTGGCTTATCTAAACGGGTACAGGCCAACCTATAAAAAGTACCTGAACTGATGCTTCAGGTTGGCTGGTAACCTCCGCTCAATTCCGTATTTTGCCCGACCCGATGCCGCCCTGTCTGGCCCAGTCGGCTCCTGTATGCTGTTTTAAAATTTTGTCATGATGGCCTTGGCGATCAGCCCGGCCGCAATAAGTCCCGGTTGAACATTTTTTAGGCCGGTCAGCCCCATGATGTCTTTCAACGGCACGTCAAGTCGGTGAGTAGGCTTATTTCAGTGGCTTCAGCCTTTGGCCGGGATATTACACGACGGGCTGGAGCCGATGAAGTAATTTAGCCGAATCGCGGGCGCGTTTTAGCCGCATCTTCATAGCACTCACGCTAACTCCCTCCTCGCTGGCCAGCGTTGCAATCTCTTTATCCATCAGGTATTTGACCCGCAGAAGCTGCTCATCACGGACGGGCAGGCGGGCCAACGCTCCTTCGGCTAAGCGCCAGCGTTCGTCCAGCGAGGGTTCGTCAGACGTAGTTTGCCCCATGAACATCTCTCCTACTTCTTCCAGCGACAGATGATGGCGTGAACGCTTTCTCGACTGCTGGACATCGAAACAGTGATTGCGGGTGAGCGTATATAACCAGGTGGAAAACCTGGACTGATGGCGGAAACCCGACAGACGCGTAAAGACTTTGCAGAATATCTCCTGAGTCTGATCCTGCGCTTCGTCAGAATCGTTCAGCAGCCGCAGACAGGACTGGTAAACTTTACGGTGGTAGCGCTGATACAGCGCGTTGAAATATTCATCGCGATGGGTCGCTAAAAATTGATTTACAAGTTCCTCATCAGTACGGCTGCTCTTCATTGAAGTGTATTGTTTTAAAAAGTACGGTGGTGTCTTGTTAACTCAGCCGGGATGATATTCACCTAAGTAAAGCCCCGGCAAGGCTGTCATTTATTGGTGTCTGATTCAATGGATTGAGCCTGCCGGGGCAAGTACAGTTACGGCGAAATCGTAAGTAGTTCTACTTACGACGTTAAGACGGCCCGAAATAGATGTAGTTACATTAAAGTTCAATTAAGAATTAGTTGTTAATATCAAGAGGCAGATATGGCTTGGGAAGCCACCTTAAATAGATCAGAAAACGTTTTGCCTCGCTCGCAACCCATTTAAAGCCACTTGTAATCAGGTGACTAAGCGCAGGGCAACGATGCCGCCAGTAAGAGCGGCCATCTACTCAACAAAGCTGGGCCGCAGCCACTTTTTTTATAGATTAGTTCGTGTGAGTTGTCGTAGACTATCAGCAAACATAGCCGTTAAATATCAGCTCCTGAATCAGCCGGCTCCGCTTATTGAAGAATGCGAAGGCTGGTTTCAGGTGACGCTCCCTCCCTGCAGTCTCGCCTTTGCCGGTTTCCAACGTTAACCAGGTTAGCAGCCGCGAACGTTCGTAGGGTTAGAACAAACAAAAATCCCCGGCGTAAGTGCACCGGGGATTCCTATCTTCTCAACCTAACCTAACTTCTATTTCTGATTGACTTTTTCGGAAGCAACCGGCGTCTTCTGAGCCGTTACGCTGCGCTGCGGCTTATAGATAGCGCCCGTTGCAAAGTCCACGATAGCGCCGGGCCAGAACAGGATGATGTCGGCGACTAGCGCCCCTACGCGCACCTGCCGCTGCTGTTCGCCGGGCATGGGCTTACGTTTCTGATGTTCGGTTACGCGTCCGCCAAACACGGTAGCGCAGCTGGTCAATGAACCCGACAGGGTAATAGTGGCCAGAGCCAGCAGAGTAAATTTCTTAATGGATTTCATGCTCGTGTTTTTGATTAAAAAGAGGAGTTATTTAGCCAGAATAAGGGTAAAGGGCACATCTTTGGCGTCGCTGGTTTCAATCATCAGCTTTCCTTTTTTGGTGTAGGCAATCTGCTCGCCGTCTTTTCGGAAATCAACATCGCCGTTGCCGGTTTCGCTAACCGTAATGTCGTCAATCGTTCCACTCAGGAACGACTCGTTAGACGAGCGCTGGATGATGTCAACCTGAATCGATACGGTTGTAGCTGTCTCGCGGGCGATCGTACTGCTGCCCGTTAACTGAGTCTCACCAACCGCATACGTTTTTCCGCTCACCGACAACTGAGCGAGGTTGTAGTGTCCGGCTACCCGTGTAGCCAGATCGGCGGCCGGAGCCGGATCGTTTTCTTTTTTGCAGGCCGTTAGGGAGACAGCGGCCAACAGGAGCAGCAGCGCTGAGCGACGGAAAAGAGTTAAGGGGTTCATCGTATTGTTGTTATGTTCTGGTAAAAGAGGAAGATTCTGCCCGACCCTGTTCCGGTTGGGTGATACAAAGTTGGCCGGTCGGGCAGGCACAAGGAAGCATTGGGTGCATCAACCGACAGGAAGAGGTTCCGAACTGCCATATTAATCGGTTGAGTTGACCAAAACGCATCTCAGCAACCCCCGCTCATTTCTCTAAAATTCGTAGCAACTAATCTGTCTCACAACCCATGTATGCTCTGCGACAACTGGCGTCAGAAACGGGGCAGTTCATACGGAATATGGTTTTGGACAAGACGAAGTCAGGCCACTTTTGGCGAACAAAACCAAACGTTCGCTCATGAAAATCCGCTGTTTTCAACTCCTTACCGCTGCCCACCTGCTAATTGGGCTCTTTCTATTCACCGCGACCAACGGTCTGGCTCAGTCGTCTGGCCGAA is from Spirosoma taeanense and encodes:
- a CDS encoding cupin domain-containing protein; this encodes MAYQNKTIQNRITGQTIRFIHTAQDTGGQLLEMEALFQPQTVEPAPHYHPRQEENFKILSGELTVRIDGQVKTFRPGDELHIPPKTVHSMWNQSSQRTIVNWQVQPALDTEFFLETATGLANDGKVNAAGRPPLLQVALLANRFSDVFRLEKPSRSVQKVLFLLLTPLAYLNGYRPTYKKYLN
- a CDS encoding RNA polymerase sigma factor, translating into MKSSRTDEELVNQFLATHRDEYFNALYQRYHRKVYQSCLRLLNDSDEAQDQTQEIFCKVFTRLSGFRHQSRFSTWLYTLTRNHCFDVQQSRKRSRHHLSLEEVGEMFMGQTTSDEPSLDERWRLAEGALARLPVRDEQLLRVKYLMDKEIATLASEEGVSVSAMKMRLKRARDSAKLLHRLQPVV